The Phormidium sp. PBR-2020 DNA segment GATCGCCGCCCAAGACGAACTGATCTCCAGCGCCTATGCCACGCAACGAGCGGCCCGGGGACAGTTAATGCTCAAATCGATATTACTTGAGATTGTCCAAGTCTTCAGCCGACTCACCGCAGCGGAAGAGGGCAGTGTCTTTCTCCTCGATGACAAGGGAGTGGTGATTGAGAGTATTCTGGCACGGGGCGCGACGATGCGAGAACTCAAACGCAACCTGATCGGACAAGTTTTAGATCAGGGGTTAGCGGGATGGGTGATGAAACGCCGCCGTTTAGGCATTATTGATGACACAGAGGCTGATGAACGGTGGGTGACGTTGGCCTATCAACCCTATCAGGTGCGATCGGTGCTTTGTATCCCCATTTTCAAAGCCAAGCATGTCTGTGCGGTGGTGACGCTGATGCACCCGAATGTGGCCCATTTTAGTCACCTGGCGATTTTACGCTATATGGATGTTGTGGCCTCTGTGGTGGGGCTAGTGTTGGATAATGTGCAACAAAAAATTGAACTCACGGAAGTCAATGACTTGCACGCGATCGGTTCAAGTGAGTCGGTTCCCATTTCTGATCCGTCTTCTGAGTCCTCAGGAGGAAGTCCATCACCCTCCCCAGACATGGTAAACACAGAACTGACGGAAACGGGGGTTTATATTATCACCGGGGACGGGAAGTTCCTCTATGCAAACCCTCGCTTCGCCCATATGTTTGACTACCGGCTTGAGGATTTGGTGACCCTCGATTCAATGTTTGAGTTAATCTGTGCCGATAGTGGCGATCGCCTTCTCCAGGATATTAAACGCTGTCTCAATCGAGAAATCCGCAGTTTTAGCGGGCCCTGCGAGGGACGCGGCAAACATGGCGACAGTATCCCCCTTATCCTAGAGGGTAATCTGACTCGTTTCTACGGCAAGCCCGCTATTGTTGGAACTCTACAACGGGGTAGTCCTGATAAATAGGCAAGAGGCAAGAGGCAAGAGGCAAGAGGCAAGAGGCAAGAGGCAAGAGGCAAGAGGCAAGAGGCAAGAGGCAAGAGGCAAGAGGCAAGAGGCAAGAGGCAAGAGGCAAGAGGGGAACCACGGAGTCACAGAGGACACAGAGGGAGAAGCCTCCCTACTGCCTACTCCTCCCTTTTGCCTTCTTCTTACGAAATCGCCTGTTTTAACTCTTGACAAAACTGCTCTATCTGTGCTAATCCCTCAGCCGCCGTCCCTTGACTGAGACGCTTGACGAAGGCACTGCCACAAATGGCCGCATCGGCCCCCCAGTCTTTCATTTGGCGGGCGTGTTGCGGTTCCGAGATGCCGAAACCGACGCCGATGGGTTTGTCGGTGACGGCCCGCAGTTGGGGAATTAACTCCTTCACGCGATCGCTGACTTGGGTGCGCGTTCCGGTAACGCCCGTCACGCTCACCAGATAGATGAACCCCTGCGACTTTTGGGCGATCGCCATAATCCGTTCTTTGGGGCTGGTGGGGGCTACCAGTAACACGACTTCTAC contains these protein-coding regions:
- a CDS encoding GAF domain-containing protein, giving the protein MSPNSDRPVAVQHLKALRRAIAAQDELISSAYATQRAARGQLMLKSILLEIVQVFSRLTAAEEGSVFLLDDKGVVIESILARGATMRELKRNLIGQVLDQGLAGWVMKRRRLGIIDDTEADERWVTLAYQPYQVRSVLCIPIFKAKHVCAVVTLMHPNVAHFSHLAILRYMDVVASVVGLVLDNVQQKIELTEVNDLHAIGSSESVPISDPSSESSGGSPSPSPDMVNTELTETGVYIITGDGKFLYANPRFAHMFDYRLEDLVTLDSMFELICADSGDRLLQDIKRCLNREIRSFSGPCEGRGKHGDSIPLILEGNLTRFYGKPAIVGTLQRGSPDK